One genomic region from Anopheles bellator chromosome 2, idAnoBellAS_SP24_06.2, whole genome shotgun sequence encodes:
- the LOC131210078 gene encoding zinc finger HIT domain-containing protein 1, with the protein MAARESGRIREADKKRTLDDAARKRRARKALEALEQDNYHEDPHADLVMSKKVPKFYDNLDGSAPSKKKNRRTKGAEYYRAKYRKTFPQLLEEDKLQRPDPPNYFSAAASPSKLPERHFCAVCGFPSSYTCTACGTRYCCVRCLGTHQDTRCLKWTA; encoded by the coding sequence ATGGCCGCACGAGAATCGGGTCGCATCCGGGAAGCGGACAAGAAGCGAACGTTGGATGATGCGGCAAGGAAGCGTCGCGCGCGGAAGGCACTGGAGGCCTTGGAACAGGACAACTACCACGAAGATCCGCACGCCGATCTGGTGATGTCAAAGAAGGTTCCGAAATTCTACGACAATCTGGATGGAAGTGCGCCGAGTAAGAAGAAAAATCGCCGCACCAAGGGCGCTGAGTATTATCGGGCAAAGTATCGTAAAACGTTCCCGCAGTTGCTCGAAGAGGACAAGCTGCAGCGACCTGATCCGCCGAACTACTTCAGCGCTGCCGCATCACCTTCGAAGCTCCCGGAGCGACATTTTTGtgcggtttgtggttttccttCCAGCTACACGTGTACGGCGTGCGGCACTCGGTACTGCTGTGTCCGCTGCCTTGGCACGCACCAGGATACTCGTTGTCTCAAGTGGACTGCATAA
- the LOC131210079 gene encoding general transcription factor IIH subunit 5: MVNVMKGVLVECDPAMKQFLLHLDETQSLGKKFIIQDLDEKHLFISVEIVEVLQARVDDLMDRISFPLHEKEA; this comes from the exons ATGGTGAATGTTATGAAAGGCGTTTTAGTGGAATG TGATCCTGCTATGAAACAATTTCTTCTCCATCTCGACGAAACACAATCGCTCGGCAAAAAGTTCATCATTCAGGATTTGGACGAGAAGCACTTGTTTATCTCGGTAGAGATTGTTGAGGTGCTGCAGGCTCGGGTGGACGATTTGATGGACCGCATCAGTTTTCCGTTGCACGAGAAAGAAGCTTAA